One Rhodoferax ferrireducens T118 DNA segment encodes these proteins:
- the ppsR gene encoding posphoenolpyruvate synthetase regulatory kinase/phosphorylase PpsR yields MSQRTVFFISDGTGITAETFGNAILAQFETNFRHVRLPFTDSVDKAHQAVREINHAGIVDGNKSIVFTTLVDMEVLKVITDNCHGMVLDMFSTFVHPLESELNLKSSHRIGRFTDASKSSAYQSRIEAINFSLAHDDGQSNTDLEHSDIILVGVSRSGKTPTSLYLAMQYGLKASNYPLIPDDFERQQLPPALKAHKSKLFGLTIQPERLSEIRNERRPNSKYASLENCRMEVSEAEAMMRRSGIRWLSTTTKSIEEISTTILQEIRPERLAY; encoded by the coding sequence ATGTCGCAACGCACTGTATTTTTCATATCCGATGGCACCGGCATCACCGCAGAAACCTTCGGTAACGCCATCCTGGCCCAGTTTGAAACCAATTTCCGGCATGTCAGGCTGCCATTTACCGACTCTGTCGACAAAGCGCACCAAGCGGTCCGGGAAATCAACCATGCCGGCATCGTGGACGGCAACAAGTCCATTGTTTTTACGACGCTTGTTGATATGGAGGTGCTCAAAGTCATCACAGACAACTGCCACGGCATGGTGTTGGACATGTTTAGCACTTTTGTCCATCCCCTTGAATCCGAGCTCAATCTCAAGTCCAGCCACCGCATTGGCCGCTTCACCGATGCCAGCAAAAGCAGCGCCTACCAATCGCGCATTGAAGCCATTAACTTCTCACTGGCTCATGACGATGGGCAATCCAACACCGACCTGGAGCACTCCGATATTATTTTGGTTGGCGTCAGCCGAAGCGGAAAAACGCCGACTTCACTCTATCTGGCGATGCAATATGGGCTCAAAGCCTCCAACTACCCACTGATTCCAGACGACTTTGAGCGCCAACAGTTGCCCCCCGCGCTAAAGGCTCATAAAAGCAAACTTTTTGGTCTGACGATCCAGCCTGAACGTTTGAGCGAAATTCGCAACGAGCGCAGGCCCAATTCCAAATACGCCTCGCTGGAGAACTGCCGCATGGAAGTGAGTGAAGCTGAAGCCATGATGCGCCGCAGCGGTATCCGGTGGTTGTCCACCACCACCAAATCGATTGAAGAAATATCGACCACCATCCTGCAGGAAATCAGACCGGAACGCCTGGCCTATTGA
- the ppsA gene encoding phosphoenolpyruvate synthase encodes MSDLFSSTALVVPFENLRMTDVESVGGKNASLGEMISNLPTGVKVPTGFATTAHAFRDFLAYEDLAGRINARLGALDTDDVRALAQVGAEIRAMVEAQPFPADLEKAIRESFITLSADNPHASFAVRSSATAEDLPDASFAGQQETFLNVIGIDEILHKIREVFASLYNDRAISYRVHKGFAHEHVALSAGIQRMVRSDLGAAGVMFTIDTESGFQDVVFITSSYGLGETVVQGAVNPDEFYVHKPMLKAGKRAVIRRSLGSKLIQMQFTTPEEKAHGGKLVKTTDVPTEMRNRYSLTEADVEKLAAYALVIEEHYGRAMDIEWGKDGLDGELYILQARPETVKSQSAGKAEYRYKLKGKGKSAVIVEGRAIGQKIGTGPVRIVHNISEMDKVQAGDILVTDMTDPNWEPVMKRASAIVTNRGGRTCHAAIIARELGIPAVVGCGNATEALKDGMLVTVSCSEGDTGFIYDGLLEAEITEVQRGELPKTAVKIMMNVGNPQLAFDFCQLPNEGVGLARLEFIINNNIGVHPKAILDYPNIDADLKKAVESVARGHASPRAFYVDRVAEGVATIAAAFWPKPVIVRLSDFKSNEYRKLIGGSRYEPEEENPMLGFRGAARYVSADFGEAFAMECEALKRVRQDMGLSNVQVMVPFVRTLGQAKKVTELLATHGLKRGENGLKIIMMCEIPSNAILASQFLQYFDGFSIGSNDLTQLTLGLDRDSGLELLAADFDERDPAVTALISQAINACKAEGKYIGICGQGPSDHPDFAEWLAKEGISSISLNPDSVIATWQRLAGQ; translated from the coding sequence ATGTCTGACCTTTTTAGCTCGACCGCCTTGGTCGTTCCGTTTGAAAACCTGAGAATGACCGACGTCGAGTCGGTTGGCGGCAAAAACGCCAGTCTCGGCGAGATGATTTCAAACTTGCCAACCGGCGTGAAAGTGCCCACCGGTTTTGCGACCACAGCCCATGCGTTCCGCGATTTTCTGGCTTATGAGGACCTCGCCGGGAGGATCAATGCCCGCCTGGGTGCCCTCGACACTGACGACGTGCGGGCGCTGGCGCAGGTGGGTGCGGAGATTCGGGCCATGGTTGAGGCGCAGCCCTTTCCGGCTGACCTTGAAAAGGCCATTCGTGAATCCTTCATTACCCTGAGTGCCGACAATCCGCATGCCTCCTTTGCCGTACGTTCGTCCGCGACGGCCGAAGATTTGCCGGATGCCTCCTTTGCCGGCCAGCAAGAAACTTTTTTAAATGTGATCGGTATCGACGAGATCCTGCACAAAATCAGGGAAGTTTTCGCCTCTTTGTACAACGACCGTGCCATCAGTTACCGGGTACACAAAGGCTTTGCCCACGAGCACGTGGCCTTGAGCGCGGGCATTCAGCGCATGGTGCGTTCAGACTTGGGCGCAGCGGGCGTCATGTTCACCATTGACACCGAGTCCGGTTTTCAGGATGTGGTGTTTATCACCTCCAGTTACGGCCTGGGAGAGACCGTGGTGCAGGGTGCTGTGAATCCGGACGAGTTTTATGTGCACAAGCCGATGCTCAAGGCGGGCAAGCGGGCCGTGATCCGCCGCAGTTTGGGTTCCAAGTTGATCCAGATGCAGTTCACAACGCCCGAGGAAAAAGCCCACGGCGGCAAGCTGGTCAAAACCACGGATGTGCCGACCGAGATGCGCAACCGTTATTCATTGACCGAGGCCGATGTTGAGAAGCTGGCTGCATATGCGTTGGTGATTGAGGAGCACTATGGCCGTGCCATGGACATTGAATGGGGCAAAGACGGGTTGGACGGCGAACTGTACATTTTGCAGGCCCGTCCGGAGACGGTGAAGAGCCAGTCCGCAGGCAAGGCCGAGTACCGTTACAAGCTCAAGGGCAAGGGCAAGAGTGCCGTGATCGTCGAAGGGCGGGCCATTGGCCAGAAGATCGGCACGGGCCCGGTTCGCATCGTGCACAACATCAGCGAGATGGACAAGGTGCAAGCTGGCGATATTCTTGTGACAGATATGACCGATCCCAACTGGGAGCCGGTGATGAAGCGGGCCTCGGCCATTGTGACCAATCGGGGCGGACGCACCTGTCATGCCGCCATCATCGCGCGCGAGCTGGGTATACCGGCGGTAGTCGGGTGTGGGAATGCGACCGAGGCGCTCAAGGACGGCATGCTGGTGACTGTCAGTTGCTCAGAGGGTGACACCGGTTTTATTTATGATGGCTTGCTGGAAGCCGAAATCACCGAAGTTCAACGCGGCGAACTACCCAAAACTGCCGTCAAGATCATGATGAATGTCGGCAACCCGCAGCTGGCGTTTGATTTTTGCCAGTTGCCCAATGAAGGCGTCGGTTTGGCGCGCCTCGAGTTCATCATCAACAACAACATCGGTGTGCATCCCAAGGCGATTCTGGACTACCCCAACATTGACGCAGATCTTAAAAAGGCGGTCGAATCCGTTGCCCGTGGCCATGCCTCGCCGCGCGCTTTTTATGTGGACCGGGTCGCCGAAGGTGTCGCGACGATCGCTGCCGCGTTTTGGCCCAAGCCCGTCATTGTGCGTCTGTCCGATTTCAAGAGCAATGAATACCGCAAACTGATTGGTGGCAGCCGCTACGAGCCCGAAGAAGAGAACCCCATGCTCGGTTTCCGTGGCGCCGCACGTTATGTCAGCGCTGATTTCGGTGAGGCCTTTGCGATGGAATGCGAGGCGCTCAAACGTGTTCGCCAGGACATGGGCTTGAGCAACGTCCAAGTGATGGTGCCGTTTGTCCGGACGTTGGGACAAGCCAAAAAGGTGACCGAACTGTTGGCCACCCACGGACTCAAACGCGGTGAAAACGGTCTGAAGATCATCATGATGTGCGAGATCCCCAGCAACGCCATTTTGGCAAGCCAGTTTCTTCAGTATTTTGATGGCTTCTCGATTGGCTCCAATGACCTGACCCAGCTGACCCTGGGACTCGATCGTGACTCCGGCCTGGAGTTGCTGGCGGCTGACTTTGATGAACGCGACCCTGCTGTTACCGCGCTCATCAGCCAGGCTATCAATGCCTGCAAAGCCGAAGGCAAGTACATTGGCATTTGTGGTCAGGGGCCCAGCGATCATCCTGACTTTGCGGAGTGGCTCGCCAAGGAAGGGATTTCATCGATTTCCCTGAATCCGGATTCCGTGATTGCAACCTGGCAGAGGCTGGCCGGGCAATAG
- a CDS encoding VC_2705 family sodium/solute symporter, with protein MLNPAVEVGEFKPIPGGFRLHGWLLAIWFAASFGVVFFARDLQIIVAGWPLGYWFAAQGSVFIFIAVVAVFAWVANRRDREITTADAAYTAYKHRLHWRFSAYVVCLLLFLLALALAERLGLKKMWVGSIFLFATVALYAVIGIYGRTSDASEYYVAGRSIPAVYNGMAVAADWMSAASFISMAGGLYLQGFSGTPSQPGGLVYVLGWTGGFCLVGLLVAPYLRKLDLYTVPDYFGVRFGGRWPRMIAAFAAVLCSFTYVVAQIYGVGLITSRLTGVQFEIGILLGLGGVLVCSFLGGMRAVTWTQVTQYVVLILAFLIPVSWLAYKQLGNPLAPFVYGQQLQKITELERQLIDSPAELQVINEYARRARDYERKLQHVEASLESERNTIREKIRFLNEHRVDESIVVAARRELAALPKDTVSARERWMHAMQDNLDRAQPLGGMPAHAKPFAGDPQGSADEKKAFDVSRRNFLALTFCLMVGTAGLPHLLTRFYTTRTVAEARTSVVWSLFFIALLYLSAPALAVLVKFEVMSQLVGQNFDSLPVWIAQWAKVDPTLVSVSDVNGDHILQFSELKLGADIVMLATPELGGLPYVVSGLVAAGGLAAALSTADGLLLTIGNALAHDLFYRGGSSQSEAVRRVMLSKFALLLVALVAAYVAAQRPADILYLVSASFSLAGAAFVPVMVLGIFWRRTTRLAAVVGMITGLGLTIYYMAVNSVALRSVLGLSGTGLWLDIQPVSAGVFGVLAGFVVTVLVSLLSRSESSSPG; from the coding sequence ATGTTGAATCCAGCGGTGGAGGTAGGTGAATTCAAGCCAATACCAGGCGGTTTTCGCTTGCATGGCTGGCTTCTTGCGATCTGGTTTGCGGCGTCGTTCGGCGTGGTGTTCTTCGCACGCGACCTGCAGATAATCGTCGCTGGCTGGCCCTTGGGCTACTGGTTCGCGGCCCAGGGCAGCGTGTTTATTTTTATCGCCGTCGTGGCGGTGTTCGCCTGGGTTGCGAATCGGCGCGACAGAGAAATTACGACGGCCGATGCTGCATACACCGCCTACAAGCACCGGCTTCATTGGCGATTCTCCGCGTACGTTGTTTGCTTGCTGCTGTTCTTGCTGGCTCTGGCCCTCGCCGAGAGGTTGGGGCTGAAGAAGATGTGGGTTGGTTCCATTTTTTTGTTCGCCACAGTCGCCTTGTACGCAGTGATAGGGATCTACGGTCGTACTTCGGATGCCTCGGAGTATTACGTTGCCGGACGCAGCATCCCCGCTGTTTACAACGGCATGGCGGTTGCCGCCGACTGGATGAGTGCTGCCTCGTTTATCAGTATGGCGGGGGGGCTCTACCTGCAGGGGTTTTCAGGGACACCATCGCAGCCTGGAGGGCTGGTCTATGTGCTGGGCTGGACGGGGGGCTTCTGCCTGGTTGGGCTGCTTGTCGCGCCTTATCTGAGAAAGCTCGATCTGTACACAGTTCCGGACTATTTTGGCGTCCGTTTTGGGGGCCGTTGGCCACGGATGATTGCGGCTTTTGCGGCGGTTCTGTGTTCTTTTACCTATGTCGTGGCACAGATTTACGGCGTAGGATTGATAACGTCCCGTTTGACTGGTGTTCAGTTTGAAATTGGCATTTTGCTGGGGTTGGGCGGCGTTCTTGTGTGCTCGTTTTTAGGCGGCATGCGGGCTGTAACCTGGACGCAGGTGACTCAGTATGTTGTACTGATTCTGGCTTTTTTGATTCCTGTTTCATGGCTGGCCTACAAACAATTGGGCAATCCATTGGCGCCGTTTGTTTACGGGCAGCAACTGCAAAAAATTACGGAATTGGAACGGCAACTTATCGATTCGCCGGCCGAGCTGCAGGTGATCAATGAATACGCCCGGCGAGCGCGGGACTATGAGCGCAAGCTGCAACACGTGGAAGCATCGCTTGAGAGTGAACGAAACACGATAAGGGAAAAGATTCGTTTTCTGAACGAACATCGAGTGGATGAATCGATTGTCGTTGCCGCAAGACGTGAGCTTGCGGCGCTGCCAAAGGACACCGTCAGCGCGCGTGAGCGCTGGATGCATGCGATGCAAGATAACCTGGATCGAGCGCAGCCCTTGGGCGGCATGCCAGCACACGCCAAACCATTTGCTGGCGATCCGCAGGGGAGCGCTGATGAAAAGAAGGCGTTTGATGTTTCGCGGCGCAACTTTCTGGCATTGACGTTTTGTCTGATGGTGGGGACCGCTGGTTTGCCTCACTTGCTGACGCGCTTTTATACAACTCGCACGGTGGCCGAGGCACGTACATCCGTCGTCTGGTCGCTTTTTTTTATTGCGTTGCTGTATTTGTCTGCCCCCGCCTTGGCCGTGCTGGTGAAATTTGAGGTCATGAGCCAACTGGTCGGGCAGAACTTTGATTCATTGCCCGTGTGGATCGCACAGTGGGCGAAGGTAGACCCGACGCTGGTGTCTGTCAGCGATGTCAATGGAGACCACATTCTCCAGTTTTCAGAGCTCAAACTGGGAGCGGACATTGTGATGCTGGCCACGCCTGAGTTGGGCGGCTTGCCTTATGTTGTGTCCGGCCTTGTGGCTGCGGGTGGACTTGCTGCTGCACTCTCAACGGCGGATGGCTTGTTGTTGACGATTGGAAATGCGCTGGCACATGATCTTTTCTATCGAGGCGGGAGTAGCCAGTCGGAGGCGGTCAGACGGGTCATGTTGTCGAAGTTTGCGCTGTTGCTGGTCGCCCTGGTCGCTGCCTATGTGGCTGCGCAGCGGCCTGCAGATATCCTTTATCTTGTCTCGGCTTCTTTCTCTTTGGCTGGGGCCGCATTTGTACCGGTGATGGTGTTGGGAATATTCTGGCGCCGTACGACACGGTTGGCCGCCGTCGTCGGGATGATCACAGGTCTTGGACTAACGATCTACTACATGGCCGTGAATTCCGTAGCGCTTAGATCGGTATTGGGCTTGAGTGGCACGGGGTTATGGCTCGATATTCAGCCTGTTTCTGCCGGAGTATTTGGCGTTTTGGCGGGTTTTGTGGTCACTGTGCTGGTCAGTCTTCTGTCTCGATCAGAATCTTCGTCGCCCGGTTGA
- the rpsF gene encoding 30S ribosomal protein S6, whose amino-acid sequence MRHYEIILMIHPDQSEQVPAMLERYKGMITAGGGKVHRVEDWGRRQLVYMINKLAKAHYLCVNIEADQAVMAELEHAFKFNDAVLRHLTVLKKKADTGPSSMMKTVEREDARKTQQAEYQA is encoded by the coding sequence ATGCGTCATTACGAAATCATTCTCATGATCCATCCGGATCAGAGCGAGCAGGTTCCCGCCATGCTGGAACGTTACAAGGGCATGATCACTGCCGGTGGCGGCAAAGTGCACCGTGTTGAAGACTGGGGCCGTCGCCAGTTGGTCTACATGATCAACAAGCTTGCCAAAGCCCACTACCTTTGCGTCAACATCGAAGCTGACCAGGCTGTCATGGCAGAGTTGGAGCACGCGTTCAAGTTTAATGATGCTGTGCTGCGTCATCTGACTGTTTTGAAGAAAAAAGCCGATACCGGTCCTTCTTCGATGATGAAAACTGTCGAACGTGAAGATGCCCGCAAGACCCAGCAGGCCGAGTACCAGGCTTAA
- the priB gene encoding primosomal replication protein N, with translation MNHVANQLVLTACIAGIDSLRYTPAGLPALNIRLEHESEIQEAGQIRQVKVTLKAVAFGAMAERLAKQAIASAWRFNGFLATPRNGKHVVFHIQEFQQD, from the coding sequence GTGAACCACGTTGCCAACCAGCTTGTTTTGACTGCCTGTATCGCCGGAATTGATTCCCTGCGGTACACACCAGCCGGTTTGCCGGCGCTGAACATCAGACTTGAGCATGAGTCAGAGATTCAGGAAGCAGGGCAGATAAGACAAGTGAAGGTGACACTGAAAGCGGTGGCCTTTGGTGCAATGGCTGAGCGGCTTGCAAAACAAGCCATAGCCAGTGCCTGGAGATTCAACGGTTTTCTGGCGACACCTCGCAATGGCAAGCACGTCGTGTTTCACATTCAAGAATTTCAGCAAGATTAA
- the rpsR gene encoding 30S ribosomal protein S18, which translates to MAGPKRFNNKDKRPKRPAQNLLFKRKRFCRFTVTGVEEIDYKDIDTLRDFIAENGKIIPARLTGTRAIFQRQLNTAIKRARFLAMLPYSDQHKI; encoded by the coding sequence ATGGCCGGACCAAAACGTTTCAATAACAAAGACAAGCGCCCCAAGCGCCCAGCACAGAACCTGCTGTTCAAGCGCAAGCGCTTTTGCCGCTTTACCGTGACTGGCGTTGAAGAGATCGATTACAAGGACATTGATACCTTGCGCGATTTCATTGCCGAAAACGGCAAGATCATTCCCGCTCGCCTGACTGGCACCCGTGCCATTTTTCAGCGTCAGCTCAACACCGCTATCAAGCGCGCACGTTTCCTTGCGATGCTGCCGTACAGCGACCAGCACAAGATTTAA
- the rplI gene encoding 50S ribosomal protein L9, translating into MQIILLDKVVNLGNLGEVVRVKDGYARNFLIPSGRARRATASAKQEFEAKRAELEKAAAAKLAESQTVGEKLAGTTCKLTQKAGVDGRLFGSVTNADIAEELTKTGFKVTKAQIRMPNGPIKVVGDSKVSVALHTDVLVEITVSVYGETA; encoded by the coding sequence ATGCAAATTATTCTGCTCGACAAGGTTGTGAACCTTGGTAATCTCGGTGAGGTCGTGCGCGTTAAAGACGGTTATGCCCGCAACTTCCTGATTCCCTCTGGCCGCGCTCGTCGCGCCACGGCGTCGGCGAAGCAAGAGTTTGAAGCCAAGCGCGCTGAACTCGAAAAAGCTGCCGCAGCCAAATTGGCTGAATCGCAGACTGTTGGCGAAAAGCTTGCAGGTACCACCTGCAAGCTGACCCAAAAGGCCGGTGTTGATGGTCGTCTCTTTGGTTCTGTGACCAATGCCGATATCGCTGAAGAACTGACCAAGACGGGCTTCAAGGTAACCAAGGCGCAAATTCGCATGCCCAATGGCCCGATCAAGGTGGTTGGCGACAGTAAAGTCAGCGTCGCCTTGCATACCGACGTGCTGGTGGAAATCACAGTTTCGGTTTACGGCGAAACGGCTTAA